One region of Juglans regia cultivar Chandler chromosome 4, Walnut 2.0, whole genome shotgun sequence genomic DNA includes:
- the LOC108992522 gene encoding transcription factor MYB13-like: MVKTNSDGEKMPARRNVWSPEEDQKLKAYIKRYGIWNWCRMPEAAGLARSGKSCRLRWMNYLRPDIKRGNFSQEDDETILKWHELLGNRWSAIAAKLPGRTDNEIKNYWHSHLKKRSKINTSSSMTISQMVKSSEVEVNKNDSPGIQDLLLCDALILPNMDATKGILMSTKMPINDISSSRTDPAVEIVQHIEENFSSSETSDQNVLSIWEQPFSFQDMCILETDPEFMVPATAMWLEEPMYPYVYLDTGYDLWID; this comes from the exons atgGTGAAGACTAATTCCGATGGTGAAAAAATGCCTGCGAGAAGAAACGTTTGGAGTCCTGAAGAAGACCAGAAGTTGAAAGCCTATATTAAGCGATATGGCATTTGGAATTGGTGTCGGATGCCAGAAGCTGCCG gATTGGCACGATCTGGGAAAAGTTGCAGGCTCCGTTGGATGAATTACCTCAGGCCTGACATTAAGCGAGGAAACTTCAGCCAGGAAGACGACGAAACTATACTCAAATGGCATGAACTGCTGGGAAACCG aTGGTCTGCAATTGCTGCAAAGCTTCCTGGAAGAACTGACaacgaaataaaaaattactggCACTCGCACTTGAAAAAGCGCAGTAAGATCAACACGTCGTCGTCAATGACTATATCACAAATGGTGAAATCATCCGAGGTTGAAGTTAACAAGAATGATTCTCCTGGGATTCAAGATCTCCTACTTTGCGATGCCCTAATTTTGCCAAACATGGATGCCACTAAAGGTATACTGATGTCAACAAAAATGCCCATTAATGATATCTCTTCTTCACGCACTGATCCAGCCGTTGAAATTGTCCAACATATAGAGGAGAATTTTAGTTCATCTGAAACATCTGATCAAAATGTCTTAAGTATATGGGAGCAGCCATTTTCGTTTCAGGACATGTGCATATTGGAAACAGACCCTGAATTTATGGTTCCAGCTACTGCGATGTGGCTCGAAGAGCCCATGTATCCATATGTTTACCTTGATACTGGCTACGATTTATGGATCGATTGA